Sequence from the Cucumis sativus cultivar 9930 chromosome 1, Cucumber_9930_V3, whole genome shotgun sequence genome:
CATGTTGTATAAACAAACATGAAAGAGATTGGTGATTTAGCTATATTTGAGTGAGAAAACCTGTGTTAAAATCCATATAAGTTCATTTAACTTGGCATCTGCACAGTTTCGTTGCAAATAGCTGCTTGAATATGTTTCCGTTTCCTCGGATTTCAATGTATTCGTATTCTTTCAGGGACGCTCTGTTGTTTCATCTTGTATTTGGGCTAATCTTTGgatatttcatttatcaatgaaatggtTTCttgtgtatatatgttttcttttcctcgtTTTCTTCATGCTAAGTCTATAGTATAGCATACGAAGAACTAGCTTTCACAATGACTGGATgagttaattttgtttttctctttttggtgTTAGGAAATGGGtgacaagaaaaagaaagctaCTATGTTCATCCGACTTGTATCAGCTGCTGGGACTGGATTCTTCTATGTTAAAAGAAAGCCAACCAAAATTACAGAGAAGCTCGAGTTCCGAAAATACGATCCTCGGGTCAATCGACATGTTTTGTTTACGGAAgcgaaaatgaaatgaaagaagagaggaaTAAAAATCAGTTATCCTCTCAACCTGGACCTATTCTTCTTTTGGTCCATAGGTTTTGAAGCTTTGCAATTAGTCTTCTGCTGCTTCTCCATTTTAGACTGATGTTTCATATTTGCTAGTCTTTTCCCTTGGCTCATCTTCAGCAGTATGTTTGTACATCAAATTCTATGGCCAGGAATTGTTTGCCGCTTGATCTCTTGCGGTCAAATGTGTTGAGATAAATTATAAGATATAGTTTTGAGTTATTAAGCTTGTTGATTCATGATTGCATCTTAGCATTGCAAGCATGTTTGGTGGCTCTTAATGGAATTGGATCTAATGTAATCTAAtccaaaattcatttttcgaTTGGTGTTTTGAATACAAAACTTATTCCACAGGATCTTATGCAACACTATTTTTCACTGTTTTCATGCTTAGgatctcattttttttccgtCTTCCATCATTTAGGGTTTACATTTTCCAATAATCTgctgatttgatttttagtaattttgatAACATTTCAGCTCTTCACCTCTTACTTAACTAAAATTCTATGAAGGCTAATTGTTTGCCCCATGATATCATCTTGTAAAATCTGTTGaggtaaataaattaaataatatgcTCTTTTGACTCGGTGTATGTTTGAAAGTGATTGTCATGTTTGTGAGTGATTTATGGTTTTAAatactcaaaattaaatatttagtatGATCAGCTAaggtcattttttttaatatcaacaaaattggTTTTTGAAGCATGAAAAATACCTTTTATAACGATCTAAGTAATTTTATccatttaaaaatcatttaaaatcatctttttatttgagTGTTTGGACTAGTACACACCTCCACCAATTTCATGGGCACTTCCAAATCATTCAACTTTGCtctaaatcaattttagtgtTTCTAAATGCAATTTGTATAACTATAGTTATGCTTTGGAATGTGGTTTATCATTTTATGATCGGTCACAAACAtgcttcatcttcttctttttttggataaaaaatatgtaggaatataaaacaaaagaaaacaatctatttttgaatataaaacaaaagaaaacaatctaaGGGCAAACAACAAGAGGTCCTCCTCAACAGAATCTAAACAATAATGACCttcaattgttgaaaatcctataaaggctataattacacaagtgtttttattaaatttgttgtattttttctttcgtcaaaggattttcaaataaacaaataatacaaGGTTGAATAATAAATCCCCGCtaaattttcttaagaaaaaaaggaacttGATCCAAAAGAATCGTAAGCTGGTATTTTACAAGATGCTGAGAGATTGAAACCGAGTATGCTCTCAATTATCAAATGCATTTGTTGCTTGAACTTCACTGTTAGAATTGAAGGCAGATCTTTACAAGTCCACCAAAACAAATTGAACATGAATTTCTACATTAATTTTCATGAAGCAAATCACCAGATATTTTGAATAGGAAAACTTTAAGAAGCAATAAGGTAGATTACTAATGACAGTAATCAGAGAAGGGGATGGCAAAAAGATTGGTTTATCTTTTGTTTGCAACAATGTATCGGGTTCGCAATCCGAGACATACACAAAGGAGCGCattgtttaaagaaaataaggttAACTCAGAGAGGGAAAGGGAATAACAACAGTACTTGCTCATTTTgcaaacaagaaaattttattggaAACAGTTTACATAAATGAAGAAGATCATTCCAAGGGACAACCTTTCTCAAATGCTTCCTGCTCTTTGCGACATAAATCGAACTCATTAGTATGGTAGTACATACACCCGACATACGCATCCATCTCTTTCGTGCACCTTTGATGAAGATCTTTAAGCCTGCAAACAAAAGCAGCCtttccattaattaattttctttttcattttaagaaGCCAAACTGTcgttgaacaaaataaaagaacataCAAATACATAAAAAGAACGGATTCTAATCTAATTGAATCAAATCAAGACTACAGTTACAAAAAGATCTAGTTACGAAACTCGACAGGAAGAGCATTAAACCTCTCAAACGGATGCAGAAATTAGGTATAAACAGGTATAGTTGTCAGAAGTGAAACTGATGAGAGGTATGGCAAGTGATTGTATGATGAGAGAGAATGCAAAAGATGAAATGAAAGGATGTCTCTCACAAAATATCCAGCTAAAAAGGTTataaaaaagtgaaacaaGGAATAATTGTAGAAGACAAGAAAATAGAGAATGGTAATGACTAGTGCCTGCAGTCTCATGCGCTAAAAGTTGACACATCCAAACCAACCAGAGGAAATAGGCCAAAAAGATTGGTGAAAAAAAGACTATATCaacaaactaaagaaaaatggatattcttcctttttctttttttcattaactATAACAAGCATTGTCAATAACTATTCTATAGCAGTCACAAAATCTAAAGTATGATGTTAATGGTTGAAAAGATAACTTGTAATTCGGAAAAAAGAATGTACTCtttgaaagcaaaaacaaataacttgCAATTGTAATTCAATATGtctgagaaaaaaaatcattgaatGTTTTGAACATCTTAATCAGTTTAGGGGTTAGGGATGATCATACCAATAACCCTAGTTCGTAGTGTACCTTCCAAAATTCATCTACTACTCTTTTATGAAATTTCAGCTAATTGAAGGGATTTGGTACAACCTGCCCCCTTTGTGGGGTTGGCACTCCACCCCTGTTTAActtcatttataaaatgaaatgcCATATTTCTTACTTtccaattgaaaaaaaaaatagtggaAATACTACTTCATGGATATCAAAACCAATAGAATGCCCATAATCGATGCTGCAGTACCGTTTGTCCAGGAAGAACATaggaaaacaagaaaacaacgCAGAGTCAGAATTATCTTCATCAACCGTTTAATATTAGGTTCACCATTTCACAGCCACATATTCAACCACTGAAATACCCCTATACCCAACACTGCAGAAGGATTTCATTTCTTAGAAGTTAGAAggtagaaaatggaaaatcaagataattacaaatccaaataaaaagtcttattaaaccaccaattcactCAAAAGCTTAAGGTGGtggttgaaggaaaatttaattatatatcaccaaccCTCCCTCACTtatgggcttgaaatatttgaatggtCTAACTAGTGGAATCAATTTTATCTCACTTGTGggattgaaatatttttgaaaggcccaacaagtggaaatcgATTTtattggggaggaaacgacaatgcaggGGCTTGAAGTCAGGAGCTCCCTAGACCACCTGCTCTAATACCAttttaaaccaccaattcacccaaaagcttaagctggttgttgaagacaaatttgattatatatcaccaacaagtCTCAACATAAAAAGTATTCAGATGTGCAGTAATCATAATTGATCAAGCATTTAGAAAATCAAGCAAAAGCTTTTGCATCCAAAAATTGTTCATTTATGATTGACATCCAACCCCACATATTTCTAATAGCATTCACTAATAtccatgatttttttcttcatttaaacAGATACAAAACCTTTTACCGATCAAaggaaattaaacaaacaaacaaaaatgttcaGTTATACAAACATCCCAAAGGGAGTGGACAAAAGATAAGAGAGAAATATCAACTAAATTTGGAACATGAAAGCATCTCAATTCAAACGAATATTCTAGAAAGATAAATCATCAATAAATTCTGACAAGGAACACCATTTGAGGTTTTCAATCCAGCTAAACTTGAACGGTTCAAAACGGTCAAACCAACTAAGttatttgttctaaaaaatcCTTTGAGTGCCCATGTGCTattatttaaagattaaataataaaaaaataatcgtTGGGGGCGTTTGGGGTGAGAAGTAACTTATAATAGTCTAGGTATTATAATAGTCTGAGGATTATAATAGTCTGCATTTGGGGTGCAGACTATTATCTCAGCTTTTGTCGATGTTGCTTCCTTTTGTGGTGGCTGCTACTGGGATTTCTGCTTTGGCTTAGACTTCTACTTTTACTTGATAAATATTTGGAGCTAAGTGAGATAGGTAGAGGAGAAAGGAAAGTGAGAACGAgtattatcataatactagGATTAGGAAACTCCTAATCctaaaattatgataatactTGAGCCAAACATGGAGTGGGCTACTCCTCTCTAATCCTAGGGGCAAACAGCCCACTGTTCCATGAAATGATCTTCACTAAACAAGCTAGTTAGTTACAAATTAGTTTATTCTGTTCAGTCCACCTGTTACTAGGCCACAAGGCTTCTATCGGCTGGTATCCTTGAATTAGTCTCATAAACTAAAACAACAATTACACAATCATCTagaaatatttggaaaaaaattatttatagaataTACAATTTGGAGAAGAGTGGAATGGAGGCAATGTTTTTGAGTGAATGAGGAATACTTTCTGTacagaataaaaaaacatagtGCTTCTTCGTATGACTCTTTCGTGAGGGttaagaaacatttcattgattaatgaaaaacagaaaaccCCAAAAGCCAATATgcaattacaataaatatttcCAATTGGAGAATAAATAAGAcaagttaaaataattacaaggGTGTTTATCCTTGCACCAATAAAAAGCAGTAGAATTTCCATGAGGCTTCATTCTTGGCCATGAGAGTTGGACCAGAATCCATACTACTGATCTTAAATCATAAACCATATCTGACTCCATTAAAATTatcctttttctaattttaatttttaataagaaattaaacttttactAAGAAACATAAAAGGATATACCCGGGCATACAAAAAACAGGTCACATGAAAGGGccaaaaacctaaaaaagGGCTCCCAATTCAAAAGAGTAACACCTAactaataattacaaaagtccTTACAGGCCACGTGTCAAACCCCTAAAACCTCCACCCTGTGACACCACCACCCATAAATAAAGAAGTATTGCATCTCATAGTATCCCACAGAACATCCCAAGACCAATCTACCCCTAAAAATCCTAGgatttctttcaaaccaaaaacaaGCTTGCCAAAGAACTTCCCCCTTTTCCTCAAAAGGAAGGAACAACATGACCTCCTCAGACATAAACCAACAATCTCTATTATAACACAAGAAACCCCAAAGTAATCCAAAAACCGGTCCTAGATCAATTGCACGAACTGGCaattccaaaataaattatcaagaTCCTTAGAATCTCCCATGCACAAAACACACCATAGCAACACCAAATACACAGGGGAACACCTCTGAATGTGATCCAAAGTGTTGATTTTCTCATGCAAAAGATATTAGGCGAAAACTTCAAACTTCTTTGGGATTCCACCTTTCAAAGAGAGGAGAACAAAAAGGCCTTTGGCAATTCCAAAAGTAGAAAGAGTAGGGATACTCATGTTCAATTCAAAAGTTAACCCAATAAGTGGCTCCAACAACACACTTCCAAAGAATATTGCCTTTTCCTTTCAAGGGCCAACTATTTATAACTTCAAACAATCATTCATTCACAGAGTGAGGGATGCAGGTGACAATCCCAAAATCTTTGAAGAGGCAAATCCAGCATTGCCAAGCAACTAAGCAGTGCAGAAAAATATGATCCTGTGAGGGATGCAGGTGACAATCCCAAAATCTTTGAAGAGGCAAATCCAGCATTGCCAAGCAACTAAGCAGTGCAGAAAAATATGATCTAAGGATTACCCGCACAATGACAGGCTTAAAGCAGTCAAATAACATTTCTTTTGCATCACATTTTGAGTATCAAAGCTTACGTGAGACGCAACATGAAAACACCTTCACcttaagaattttaaattttcaaattgaatcagTTGTAGTATGCCTGAACGTCGACCTATTTCCATCAAACTTCAAAAGAAGTGTTCTTGAAGAGAAAGCACCAAATAAGTCCACCTTACCCCAAGCGAAAAGCATCCAATTTGCCAATCAAAGCAATCCAAGCTTGGAGCTGGCAACCAAAGGTGCCTCTCCAAATGCCCAATTCCATGTTTCATTAATATAAACTCAACAATCTGCAACTATTGCCTCTTTCCTAAGAGAAGCtataaatttatggaaaatCTTCATGAAGGGATTCCCCAATCCACACATCCTACTGAAAGAAAATCTCCTGCCCACTTCCAGCTTTGAGTTTAACAAACTTACGAAACAAAGGTGTCAAACCATGGGCTGTTCTTTTTGGAGCAACCTTTAGGCTAAGGATTCTCCATCCTTGAAACCCTTCACCATAAATTCTGCTTACCACTTTTCTCCAAAGGGCCTTCCTCTCTATCGATAATCTCCACAGCCATTTTGAGAGAAGAgcaagaattttgtttttaagagaCCCTATCTCCAAACCACCATTGAAAAGGGGAAGAGAGGTGATTTTCCACTTAACCAATAAATGAGTAACAACCTAAGAAATACgacttattttctttccagTTTCCTGGTTCTGTGTTTCCTATCATATGATTACTAAAGCAATGTATTTCCCATCCCCCTATTTGCTAGCAGATCAGAAGACGATCATATGATAACTAAAGCAATTTTCCAGAGAAATGGGAAATCGTACTTAGccaaagaaaatagtaaaatgttATTCGCTTACAGGGAGAGGACGCATCGAGTGACTTGATGGCCTTTGTCCAGGCATTTCTCCGGGTTGGGATCCTTCTGTTTGCACTGGAGGTATGCCACATTCTCCGACCGACACTTGATCGCAATGTGCTTTGAGGAGGACATTAGCACCGCCGATGTAGGAATTGGATCTCCTGCAGCATCTACAGCGCTCGCCATCTCTAATTCGatcaattcaaaacaacaGAACACAGATAATTTAGCTTGGTATCATCGGCAACAAAATTTTGCATCCACAACGtgccagaaaaaaaaaaggcttctgaattagaaaatttcaaaccttTGAATCCACTAGGTCGAATCCCGTAAACTAAGAGTGAGAATCTGAGAGAAACGCAGACTTGATAGTGGAGTGTTAGGGTAAGAAATGCTAACTTACACGCTGCCGATGAACTGAAGAGttttcccctttctttttaatttattttatttttagggtCCAAATAAAGAGGTACCAATTTGTTCATACATGATGGAtggaaaatgattttgtagTTAGCGTTACCACATTGTCAATTTAACCACCCATGTGTTAcgatttaaaagtttattcaATGTCCAATGTTTAATGCTTGTATGTTATATGTTTGATGTTCAAATGAGCATGTTAAAatcgaacaaaaaaaattaaacacacaCAAGATCCAACACTCgacacaataaaataattgaaacaaacacaaaatgaagtaacttttaattttttttaatacggTAAAAGTTCAACTCTTTTCCtcaataaatatgaaaactaGGTAAgaaattaagtaaaaataaagcttgattttgaaagacaacaaaattaagaattaagaattaaaaaagtgTGTTAAGATTTGAGAACTTGTTTAACATTTAGGAGagtaaaagaaactaaaagagATGTTGAGaagaataacaaattataaattttactttaaaaaatagcaaaaataattttaaattgttagaatagcaaaacataaaaatcataaaattaaataaatgaaacaatctCTTAAATGTCTTACTCaatctaaaaaatacaatGGTTCACTTATACCCAAAATAcactataatttaaataatgtatgcaacacaaaaaattttaaaaaaatataaagattagAAAACTTGTCATTAATGAAAAAACTCCACCTCGTGcgtccaaaatttaaaatcgaGTGATTATTTCTTATCTTGGACTTCAGCTGTTCACTTTATTCTTTCATCATTTATTCTTCTTGTAGGTCAGATATGGTCAATAGTTGAACATATCACTTATGGACATTCCAaatctcttcctctttcattcagtttttttttcatcgtcTTAAAATCTTGcaagtgatatttttttcatttggacTTTGCCCGCTTACTTCCTTTTGTTCCTCTTTCATTCAAACGcttattttttcattccaaacCCTAtagaaaatcatttgaaacCATTCAAacgttctttttttttaaaaaaaaggttcgAATATGGTCATTGTTGTGGCTTCTGTAATTTTGGAAGCTTCGAAAGAGaaaatagtttaataaaagtttgttgtttttattatttaattatatgatatatttagaTATAACAAACggtttgttctttttattttattattattataaaataaaatgtagaaCAGTATCTCCTCCATTTTAGGAGCAAACAAAGAGATTGgtgtttattatttgttttgaaagtttgttattttataaatattgtataaaatctaaatatgaGAACGGATAGCTTATTCAAATATGATGTATTTTCAACCAAACCAACACGTGCATAATCAACCACCACAACTAGAAATTTCGACATAACCAGCATAAGTCAATACATGTCCTTGTTTTCGACAATTCGAATAAGGTTTGAATTGTTGCATCACACAGAAAGATTTAAAGATGGAAAAGTGTACATTAAAGTCAAGCATGctgtaaaagaaatttgaatccAAACACTAAAATATTCCTAGTagtgaaatgaaaattgaatattagtgtaattcaaaataaaaatgtcataaaaaattattggtacaattaaataattttttcagataaaaatcacactattatcataattttatgGGATCGTgacatttaaaatcaaatttgtagtaCTTGGGCGGTttctaatcaaattttaaaataacacttatggaatatataaaaagaatattaacaatattattctaaaattttgaacttatGTTTGCCATTGATTTAGGGGAATTGATCAAGAATCACGATGTTTatggataataaaaaatatcttgaaataaaaatatgcaCGTTAAATGCATAACAATtataggaaaaaataaaattattttatggaaTGATTGAACTATTTTatggaaattttaatttcaatttattattacgATAAATGAACAATTTTATGAAACGTTGGTTAAATGCATAATTATAGgggaaacaaaattttaatatgaagttgttattatatcaaatgcACGAGCATTTAAGGAAAGATGAAATTATAGATTGAAACCTACAAATCCAAAAATTGGgtataaaatgttattaagaATTAACCAAACCTTAtgaaacataattatattatcagtCATTTTATGGTAAGAAAAAGAGTGAATTAAATAgctattataatatatatatattaataagaataaattgttaatcatttgatttgaagCCTACAAATTCGAAAAACTGGTATAAATTGAAAGCATAAATCTAGGAGATGTTGGTTAAATGAGATAatcctaaaaataaatatttatttaatatttttataaagttaaatgatatgcaaatacactgtattcgtaaatgagtttaaatatgtgttatatttcattattttactctgcaaaaatacattgtatatgagaaaaatgagtttatgCCTATGAAGGGATAAAGTCggttaaaaaattgtcaaaaaatatctatttcaGACTGTTttgctaaaaataaaattattttttggatttgctattttccaaattgtactttattatttgaattttctttttttaggttttataagagaaaagaaaaaaaaaagattgagagAGAGACAAACACAATGTGAGAGAAAATGTTTTCTTGCAAACAAAAGAGAATATCTCAAATGTATGAAGAACTCACCGATTTGAGTGGACGAACTCACCGATGCATATCTTGCTAAGATGTATATAAGTTATGAATTTTATGGTATAATTTCATgatttcatctttattataatatcaacaatGTTTCCATTTTCAACATGAAGCTTTCGGCTATAGTTGTTCCACAGGTGTAGAGTCAAACTCTTGGATTGAATGTGTCTCAATTTTGCAATTAcccatttcaaattaattacatcttTTAGATCttgaaatagatttaaaattttgcaggCATGAGATGAAACTTCTCATTAATGGCAACTTTTctaatctttatgtttttggaGGAAGATTTTTGTGTAGCAtatgttatttcaattatagtgtatttatgatttatgtGAATAATTGTACTTTTCATATTGGATAGGGGTAtttgagagatttttttttttaatttttatattttgctattctaacaatttaaaattatttttgctattttttcaaagtaaaactcataatttgttatttttcttgataacCCAAGTGCTGATTGACCCATATATTGACTAGGAGTGGACAGAGCTATTTAGCCCACAACCCACTCCTTGTTTTGCTCGACAATTTTTAATAAGAGATAACGGTGGAAATAGCAAAATTGTagataagaatttgaaaattgacaaataatgaaaaaaaataagaaaaatagcaaaactgCCAcctgtcctttttttttttttataattatattaaatctaAATCTACCCCTAGTCATACGATAATTCATATTCTAAGTATAGCAGATTTCGCGGAGAGAGTGTATTTTCcaaacataattcaaatttagtaaattctaactaaatatgttattttgttggacaaaatttcaacaacctcccctatattaaagaaaaatatatctatcAGACTTTcgggtttgttatatttaaaactatttattaacaatatcgataattattattaaataatgcacaatatatattttccataACAATATGAAATTATATGTTAGATTAGATTCCTTAATTTAAGTGCAAATTACATTTagggttattttttttattgcgctttaaatttttaaaaaatctattttggtggctgttatatatattttaaaaataaatagaaaatatatattaacatcTATATGtgttcattattttaaaattttgtagaaaaatagtttgaatatGTGCatgtttgatattattttgaaataacaaTATTCATGTTTTtgcattttaagttttaaaatgtatgatt
This genomic interval carries:
- the LOC101212288 gene encoding uncharacterized protein LOC101212288, with the protein product MGDKKKKATMFIRLVSAAGTGFFYVKRKPTKITEKLEFRKYDPRVNRHVLFTEAKMK
- the LOC101212532 gene encoding NADH dehydrogenase [ubiquinone] 1 alpha subcomplex subunit 8-B, with amino-acid sequence MASAVDAAGDPIPTSAVLMSSSKHIAIKCRSENVAYLQCKQKDPNPEKCLDKGHQVTRCVLSLLKDLHQRCTKEMDAYVGCMYYHTNEFDLCRKEQEAFEKGCPLE